Proteins found in one Streptomyces sp. NBC_00461 genomic segment:
- a CDS encoding branched-chain amino acid aminotransferase, with product MTTPTIELKPSASPLSDAERTAILANPGFGRHFTDHMVTIKWTEGRGWHDGQLVPYAPLSLDPATMVLHYAQEIFEGLKAYRQPDGTVATFRPEKNAERFQRSAHRLGMPELPVETFIEACDVLVQQDRAWVPAHGGEESLYLRPFMIATEVGLGVKPANEYLFLVIASPAGAYFPGGVKPVSIWLSEDRVRAVPGGMGDAKTGGNYAASLLAQAEAAAKGCDQVCYLDAVEHKWVEELGGMNLYFVYGDKIVTPSLTGSILEGVTRDSLLTVARDLGYESEEGRVSVDQWQQDAENGTLTEVFACGTAAVITPVGTVKRESAEWQQAGGEPGEVTLRLRDALLNIQRGVAEDKHGWMHPLG from the coding sequence ATGACGACGCCCACGATCGAGCTCAAGCCCTCGGCCTCGCCACTCTCCGACGCGGAGCGCACGGCGATCCTGGCGAACCCCGGGTTCGGCCGCCACTTCACCGACCACATGGTGACGATCAAGTGGACCGAGGGCCGCGGCTGGCACGACGGCCAGCTCGTCCCGTACGCCCCGCTCTCCCTCGACCCCGCCACGATGGTCCTGCACTACGCGCAGGAGATCTTCGAGGGCCTCAAGGCCTACCGTCAGCCCGACGGCACCGTCGCCACCTTCCGCCCCGAGAAGAACGCCGAGCGCTTCCAGCGTTCCGCGCACCGTCTGGGCATGCCCGAGCTGCCGGTCGAGACGTTCATCGAGGCCTGCGACGTCCTGGTCCAGCAGGACAGGGCCTGGGTCCCGGCGCACGGCGGCGAGGAGTCCCTCTACCTCCGCCCCTTCATGATCGCGACCGAGGTCGGCCTGGGCGTGAAGCCCGCCAACGAGTACCTCTTCCTCGTCATCGCGTCCCCCGCCGGCGCCTACTTCCCCGGTGGGGTCAAGCCGGTCTCCATCTGGCTCTCCGAGGACCGCGTCCGCGCCGTCCCCGGCGGCATGGGCGACGCCAAGACCGGCGGCAACTACGCCGCCTCCCTCCTCGCCCAGGCCGAGGCCGCCGCCAAGGGCTGCGACCAGGTCTGCTACCTCGACGCGGTCGAGCACAAGTGGGTCGAGGAGCTCGGCGGCATGAACCTGTACTTCGTGTACGGCGACAAGATCGTCACCCCGTCCCTGACGGGCTCCATCCTCGAGGGCGTCACCCGTGACTCGCTCCTGACGGTCGCGCGCGACCTCGGCTACGAGTCCGAGGAGGGCCGTGTCTCCGTCGACCAGTGGCAGCAGGACGCCGAGAACGGCACCCTCACCGAGGTCTTCGCCTGCGGCACCGCGGCCGTCATCACCCCCGTCGGCACGGTCAAGCGCGAGAGCGCCGAGTGGCAGCAGGCGGGCGGCGAGCCCGGCGAGGTCACCCTGCGGCTGCGCGACGCACTCCTCAACATCCAGCGGGGTGTCGCCG